A DNA window from Candidatus Bodocaedibacter vickermanii contains the following coding sequences:
- a CDS encoding zinc-ribbon domain-containing protein, with amino-acid sequence MIVWGYSTKTQIVKSVDIGCSHCHHKTLNIVAYKKVFDLFWIPCFPFSAQHALACPTCGTHYDISSTTIDVKTLKSSPSWKHFIGLIIFPLILGSVHVFSKMKEDNYLKEAEIYRQNIQADDKVILETDEDKKFPYVVYKVTNTSDLTITGVFSKYAYKTLDRARNAAKYPKDGDFETTESPISKEEFNTLSNIKAIVR; translated from the coding sequence ATGATTGTTTGGGGATACTCAACTAAAACTCAGATCGTAAAGTCAGTGGATATTGGATGCTCACATTGCCATCACAAGACGCTGAACATAGTTGCTTACAAGAAAGTATTTGATCTATTTTGGATTCCTTGTTTTCCGTTTAGTGCTCAACATGCCCTCGCGTGTCCAACGTGTGGCACACATTATGATATTTCAAGTACAACCATTGATGTGAAAACATTAAAAAGTTCACCGTCATGGAAACACTTTATAGGATTGATTATTTTTCCTTTAATCCTTGGAAGTGTTCATGTGTTCAGCAAAATGAAAGAGGACAATTATTTAAAAGAAGCTGAAATTTATCGCCAAAATATTCAGGCAGATGATAAAGTTATTTTAGAAACTGACGAAGATAAAAAATTTCCTTATGTTGTTTATAAGGTTACTAACACATCCGATTTAACTATTACAGGTGTGTTTTCAAAGTATGCCTACAAGACATTAGACAGAGCCCGCAATGCTGCAAAATATCCAAAAGATGGGGACTTTGAAACCACAGAATCTCCAATTTCAAAAGAAGAATTTAATACACTTTCAAATATTAAAGCAATAGTGCGTTAA
- a CDS encoding RluA family pseudouridine synthase, with protein sequence MKITVPIAAKGQRLDVFLVTHFEGHPAPYNLSRTRVKALIGDGCIKMPKRHKVFTSQILQGNEEIFITIPETVETSYEGEDISLDIAFEDEHMIVLYKPVGLVVHPAPGNPKGTLVNALIHHCGDSLKGISGVKQPGIVHRLDKQTQGLMMAAKTEEAHKKLSDMLRDHVVDRRYLALVWRPFEEMKGTVNAPIGISFHNRQKMAIHNKGRSAVTHYTVLQQTSQLALVECKLETGRTHQIRLHMAHLGHQVLGDELYGNPPKGLKLAQKAFLSEHFSPTHGQALASYKLSFTHPITGEQLIFERELPANFKAVLDYFV encoded by the coding sequence ATGAAAATCACTGTACCCATTGCGGCCAAAGGCCAACGTTTAGACGTTTTTTTAGTCACCCATTTTGAAGGTCATCCGGCTCCATACAATCTATCCCGAACGCGTGTTAAAGCACTAATTGGTGATGGCTGCATCAAAATGCCCAAACGCCATAAAGTGTTTACTAGCCAAATTTTACAGGGCAATGAAGAAATTTTTATTACCATTCCTGAAACCGTTGAAACGTCGTATGAAGGGGAAGATATCTCTCTGGACATCGCCTTCGAAGATGAGCATATGATTGTACTGTATAAACCTGTGGGGTTGGTCGTTCACCCTGCCCCCGGCAACCCAAAGGGTACGTTGGTTAATGCACTGATTCATCATTGTGGAGATTCCTTAAAAGGTATTTCAGGTGTCAAACAACCCGGCATTGTGCACCGTTTGGATAAACAAACTCAAGGGTTGATGATGGCCGCAAAAACAGAGGAAGCTCATAAAAAGCTATCCGACATGCTGCGCGATCATGTGGTGGATCGCAGGTACCTGGCATTAGTATGGCGCCCTTTTGAAGAGATGAAAGGCACCGTCAATGCACCTATTGGTATCAGTTTTCACAACCGTCAAAAAATGGCGATTCACAACAAGGGACGCAGTGCTGTGACTCATTACACAGTGCTGCAACAGACGTCGCAATTGGCGTTGGTTGAATGTAAACTAGAAACCGGACGCACGCATCAGATTCGGTTGCACATGGCGCATCTGGGTCATCAAGTCTTGGGCGACGAACTGTACGGCAACCCACCCAAAGGTTTAAAACTGGCGCAAAAAGCGTTCTTGTCTGAACACTTTAGCCCAACGCATGGGCAAGCATTGGCATCCTATAAACTGAGTTTTACCCACCCTATTACAGGTGAGCAATTAATCTTTGAACGCGAACTACCCGCTAATTTCAAAGCTGTACTAGATTATTTTGTGTGA
- the dnaE gene encoding DNA polymerase III subunit alpha yields the protein MSNTLFIHLRTHTAYSLAEGAITIKELAKACDAGAMPAVGITDTANLFGALESALALSGVGVQPIIGCQLYIESGETLPDILPVIVQTKQGYQNLLKIVSKAYLKSLHPDLPVASWETLEQYNQGLIVLTGGVTWAAYDQVAGTPLPALTRLLLKQKQPDAEAYVQRLQSIYGDRVYIELTRHGLQDERVIESKLLDLAQRFNVPIVATNHAYFLDTKTFPAYDAFLCIAEGKFVNQDNRRRVTEQHRFKSMDEMIELFKDLPEAIENTVNIAKRCSFMPLPHDPILPPFDCGDGSTEHDTLRRMAREGLQLRLQNHVYPKDMTPEIQADIDATYGNRLESELDMIIRMGFPGYFLIVADFIQWSKRQGIPVGPGRGSGAGSLVAWSLTITDIDPMRFGLIFERFLNPERVSMPDFDIDFCQERRDEVIHYVQQRYGYDKVAQIITFGKLQARAVLRDVGRVLQIPYPVVDRICKLVPSQPNAPITLSEAIEMEPKFREEAQQEDSVEVLLDYSQQLEGLYRHVSTHAAGVVIGDRSLDELVPLYRDPASDIPVTQFNMKYVEQAGLVKFDFLGLKTLTVIQHTVDMLKQRDIDVNMSQVPFDDKATFDLLTRVETVGVFQLESSGMKDVLRKLKPDTFEDIIALVALYRPGPMDDIPRYIACKHGEQPITLAHPSLAPILKETFGVMVYQEQVMKIAQELGGYSLGGADLLRRAMGKKIKEAMDAERAKFVSGCIKNLIPHTAAEKIFDQMAKFASYGFNKSHSAPYGLLAYQTAYLKANYPIDFFASTMSLDINHTEKLAKFAGEVRRMKVPLLPPDVNYSQVLFDSEKGTALRYALSALKGVGVGVMEKVIEERNANGLYKDIFDFVKRLDSKAVNKRILESLIQGGAFDGMHPNRRQLFDNLEFIMSHVGESKNTQQSNLFGGEEFKPTLPASDEWPEMDKLNREKAIIGFYLSSHPLDGIDLPDVTPSSEFEDITSTQEIQIGAVVTAVQKRIAKSGNRFAFVQLSDQYGNFEITVFSEALDQYDRLLQEGQTVLVNALIKVEEEGYSLSALNFKPLESLLMNDQNKLVLKVQTKAEIDQIHRLLKSAPEGAIAINLVMQSGDFNVNITLPKRYRLSIELLKKLNVFESSKEAS from the coding sequence ATGAGCAATACACTTTTTATTCATTTGCGAACTCACACGGCGTATTCCCTTGCAGAGGGTGCCATCACCATCAAAGAGCTTGCAAAGGCCTGTGATGCTGGGGCTATGCCCGCTGTTGGCATTACTGACACGGCCAATTTATTTGGTGCGTTAGAATCTGCATTGGCGTTATCTGGTGTTGGTGTTCAACCCATTATTGGATGTCAGCTCTATATAGAATCTGGTGAAACGTTGCCTGATATTTTACCTGTGATTGTGCAGACTAAACAGGGATATCAGAATCTTTTGAAAATAGTTTCAAAGGCGTATTTAAAATCATTGCATCCAGATTTACCTGTGGCATCGTGGGAAACGTTGGAGCAATACAACCAAGGGCTTATTGTATTAACGGGCGGCGTTACGTGGGCTGCCTATGATCAGGTTGCGGGAACTCCATTGCCTGCATTAACGCGGTTGCTGTTAAAGCAGAAACAACCTGATGCCGAAGCTTACGTCCAACGCTTGCAGAGCATTTATGGCGATCGCGTATACATTGAATTGACGCGCCATGGATTACAGGATGAACGGGTAATTGAGTCCAAATTATTGGATCTTGCACAACGCTTTAACGTTCCTATTGTTGCAACCAATCATGCCTATTTTTTAGACACTAAAACATTCCCGGCATATGATGCATTTTTATGCATTGCAGAGGGAAAATTTGTGAATCAAGATAACCGTCGTCGCGTGACAGAACAGCATCGGTTTAAATCGATGGACGAGATGATTGAATTGTTTAAAGACCTTCCTGAAGCCATTGAAAACACGGTAAATATCGCAAAGCGATGCAGTTTTATGCCATTGCCACATGACCCTATTTTACCACCGTTTGATTGTGGGGATGGTTCGACAGAACACGATACGCTGCGTCGAATGGCACGCGAAGGGCTTCAGTTGCGATTGCAAAATCACGTCTATCCAAAGGATATGACTCCAGAAATCCAGGCTGACATTGATGCAACGTATGGTAATCGGTTAGAATCCGAATTGGATATGATTATCCGGATGGGATTTCCTGGGTATTTCTTAATTGTCGCAGATTTTATTCAGTGGTCAAAGCGTCAGGGGATTCCTGTGGGACCTGGACGTGGTTCGGGTGCGGGTTCGCTGGTTGCATGGTCATTGACGATTACTGATATTGATCCTATGCGGTTTGGATTAATCTTTGAGCGGTTCTTAAATCCTGAACGTGTATCGATGCCCGACTTTGATATCGACTTTTGTCAGGAACGTCGTGATGAGGTTATTCATTATGTGCAACAACGCTATGGTTATGACAAGGTTGCACAGATTATTACCTTTGGAAAGCTGCAAGCGCGTGCGGTGTTACGTGATGTTGGGCGAGTTCTCCAGATTCCATATCCAGTCGTTGATCGTATTTGTAAACTGGTTCCAAGTCAACCCAATGCGCCCATTACATTATCTGAAGCGATCGAGATGGAACCTAAGTTTCGAGAAGAGGCTCAACAAGAAGATAGCGTTGAAGTCCTATTGGATTACAGCCAGCAATTAGAAGGTCTATACCGGCACGTATCAACCCATGCCGCGGGCGTGGTGATTGGGGATCGTTCACTGGATGAACTTGTTCCCCTATATCGTGATCCTGCATCAGATATTCCGGTGACACAATTCAACATGAAATATGTGGAACAAGCGGGATTGGTCAAGTTCGACTTTTTGGGATTGAAAACGCTGACGGTGATTCAACATACGGTGGACATGTTAAAACAAAGGGACATCGACGTGAACATGTCGCAAGTTCCTTTTGATGATAAGGCGACCTTTGACTTGTTAACGCGCGTTGAAACTGTGGGCGTGTTTCAGCTGGAAAGCTCGGGGATGAAGGACGTGTTGCGGAAATTGAAACCCGACACATTTGAAGACATCATTGCGTTGGTGGCGTTATATCGTCCGGGTCCTATGGATGATATTCCTCGATATATTGCGTGTAAACATGGCGAACAGCCCATTACGTTGGCACACCCTTCATTAGCACCGATTTTGAAAGAAACGTTTGGTGTGATGGTATATCAAGAACAAGTCATGAAAATTGCGCAGGAATTAGGCGGATACAGCCTAGGTGGTGCGGACTTGCTGCGACGAGCCATGGGTAAAAAGATCAAAGAGGCCATGGATGCAGAGCGTGCAAAATTTGTGAGTGGGTGCATTAAGAACTTGATTCCCCACACGGCGGCTGAGAAGATTTTCGATCAAATGGCAAAGTTCGCAAGTTACGGATTTAACAAATCTCACTCTGCACCCTATGGATTATTGGCATATCAAACAGCGTATTTAAAAGCAAATTACCCCATTGATTTCTTTGCGTCCACCATGAGTTTGGATATTAACCATACAGAAAAACTCGCAAAGTTTGCAGGCGAAGTGCGCCGCATGAAAGTGCCGCTGTTACCGCCAGACGTAAATTATTCTCAGGTATTGTTCGATTCCGAAAAGGGTACAGCTTTGAGATATGCGCTCTCTGCCCTTAAAGGCGTTGGTGTTGGTGTTATGGAAAAAGTCATCGAAGAACGAAATGCAAACGGACTGTATAAAGACATCTTTGATTTCGTAAAACGATTGGATAGCAAGGCTGTGAACAAGCGGATCCTTGAATCGCTGATTCAAGGTGGGGCGTTTGATGGTATGCATCCCAATCGCAGGCAATTGTTCGATAACCTTGAATTCATTATGTCCCATGTGGGGGAATCAAAAAACACCCAACAGTCAAATTTGTTCGGTGGTGAAGAATTTAAACCCACATTGCCTGCTTCCGATGAATGGCCAGAAATGGATAAGCTGAATCGTGAAAAAGCGATCATTGGGTTTTATTTATCGTCGCATCCATTAGATGGAATCGACTTGCCCGATGTAACGCCATCCAGCGAATTTGAAGACATTACCTCAACCCAGGAAATTCAAATTGGTGCGGTTGTGACTGCTGTTCAAAAACGCATCGCAAAAAGTGGTAATCGTTTTGCCTTTGTGCAATTGTCTGATCAATATGGTAACTTTGAAATCACTGTATTTTCAGAAGCTTTGGATCAGTACGATCGATTGTTGCAAGAGGGTCAAACGGTATTGGTCAATGCGTTGATCAAGGTTGAAGAAGAAGGGTATTCGTTAAGTGCCCTGAACTTTAAGCCCCTGGAAAGCTTGTTGATGAATGATCAAAACAAGTTGGTGTTAAAGGTTCAAACCAAAGCAGAGATTGATCAAATTCACCGCCTATTAAAATCCGCCCCAGAAGGCGCCATCGCCATCAATCTTGTCATGCAAAGCGGCGATTTCAACGTCAATATTACGCTGCCAAAACGCTATCGCCTGTCCATTGAACTTCTAAAAAAACTGAATGTATTTGAGTCTTCCAAAGAAGCTTCCTAA